The proteins below come from a single Fusobacterium nucleatum genomic window:
- a CDS encoding DUF6672 family protein yields the protein MKNILKIAIVVLILVVISVILFITGKRHDILIENNSSTGIKYSINGEPYKALDTGRKAEGMTKGIGNVIFIKTNDNKVIEKDLPSDDVNIFINEIINNSENWYKENTEN from the coding sequence ATGAAAAATATATTGAAAATAGCCATTGTAGTTTTAATTCTTGTTGTGATTTCTGTAATTCTTTTTATAACTGGAAAAAGACATGATATTTTAATAGAAAATAATTCATCAACAGGAATTAAATATAGTATAAATGGGGAACCATATAAAGCATTAGATACAGGAAGAAAAGCAGAAGGTATGACAAAAGGTATAGGAAATGTTATCTTTATAAAAACAAATGATAATAAAGTTATAGAAAAAGATTTACCTTCTGATGATGTAAATATTTTTATAAATGAAATTATAAATAATTCAGAAAATTGGTACAAAGAAAATACTGAAAATTAG
- a CDS encoding ABC transporter permease: MVAIMFPLSGLSGDYLIREMIQRISRNLFLIMSLLIPIVAGMGLNFGIVLGAMGGQLALILITNWHIMGLQGIFLAMILSIPFSILLGYVGGVILNRAKGKEMITSMILGYFINGVYQLVVLYSMGKIFPVKDKTLLLSSGRGIKNTVDLTEVAKSIDNAIPLKIFGYEIPVLTLLFIVALCFFVIWFRKTKLGQDMRAVGQDMEVSKSAGIEVNKVRIYAIVISTVLAGIGQVIYLQNLGTINTYNSHEQIGMFSVAALLIGGASVARATIPNAIGGVILFHTMFVVAPRAGKELMGSAQIGEYFRVFISYGIIALVLIIYEWRRKKEKEREREKAIGF, from the coding sequence ATGGTAGCTATAATGTTTCCACTTTCTGGTTTAAGTGGAGATTATTTAATTCGTGAAATGATACAAAGAATATCAAGAAATTTATTTTTAATAATGTCATTATTAATACCAATAGTAGCAGGAATGGGACTAAACTTTGGTATAGTTTTAGGAGCTATGGGAGGACAACTTGCTTTAATTCTTATAACTAACTGGCATATTATGGGTTTACAAGGTATATTTCTTGCAATGATACTTTCAATTCCATTCTCTATTTTACTTGGATATGTTGGAGGAGTAATATTAAATAGGGCAAAAGGAAAAGAAATGATAACTTCTATGATTTTAGGATATTTTATAAATGGAGTTTATCAACTTGTAGTTCTATATTCAATGGGGAAAATTTTTCCTGTGAAAGATAAAACTCTATTATTGTCTTCTGGTAGAGGTATAAAAAATACTGTAGATTTAACAGAGGTTGCAAAGTCAATAGATAATGCAATTCCACTTAAAATATTTGGTTATGAAATACCTGTCCTTACATTACTTTTTATAGTTGCACTTTGTTTCTTTGTTATTTGGTTTAGAAAAACTAAATTAGGACAAGATATGAGAGCAGTTGGACAAGATATGGAAGTATCAAAATCAGCAGGTATAGAAGTAAATAAAGTTAGAATCTATGCAATAGTTATTTCAACTGTTTTGGCAGGAATAGGACAAGTAATTTATCTTCAAAATTTAGGAACAATAAATACATATAATTCACATGAGCAAATAGGAATGTTCTCTGTTGCTGCTCTACTAATAGGAGGAGCTTCTGTTGCAAGAGCAACAATACCTAATGCAATAGGTGGAGTTATTTTATTCCATACAATGTTTGTTGTTGCTCCAAGAGCAGGAAAAGAGTTAATGGGTTCTGCACAAATAGGAGAATATTTTAGAGTATTTATTTCTTATGGAATTATAGCTCTTGTTCTTATTATTTATGAATGGAGAAGAAAAAAAGAAAAAGAAAGAGAAAGAGAAAAAGCAATAGGATTTTAA
- a CDS encoding ABC transporter permease subunit, translating to MLKKFGLPRLIILIFLISTYIIAPFVGIPITTALSDTIIRFGMNAILVLSLMPMIESGAGLNFGMPLGIEAGLLGALLSIELGFSGFIGFVLAIILAIVFAFIFGWAYGAILNKVKGGEMMIATYIGFSSVAFMCIMWIILPFRKPDMIWAYGGSGLRTTISVETYWKGVLNNIFGKISQAIPVGEIIFFLLLAFLMWLFFRTRSGLSMSAVGKNEKFAQATGINVDKSRKQSVIISTVIAAIGIIVYQQSFGFIQLYLAPFNMAFPAIAAILIGGASVNRVTIWHVMIGTFLFQGILTMTPTVVNALIKTDMSETIRIIVSNGMILYALTRKEGGSRG from the coding sequence ATGTTAAAGAAGTTTGGGTTACCAAGATTAATAATCTTAATATTTTTAATTTCAACTTATATTATTGCTCCTTTTGTAGGTATCCCTATAACAACAGCTCTATCAGATACAATTATTAGATTTGGTATGAATGCAATTTTAGTTCTATCACTTATGCCTATGATAGAATCAGGAGCAGGACTTAACTTTGGTATGCCTCTTGGAATTGAAGCAGGACTTTTAGGAGCATTGTTAAGTATAGAATTAGGATTTAGTGGTTTTATAGGTTTTGTTTTAGCAATAATATTAGCAATAGTGTTTGCTTTTATTTTTGGTTGGGCTTATGGAGCTATTTTGAATAAAGTAAAAGGTGGAGAAATGATGATAGCTACATATATAGGTTTCTCATCAGTTGCTTTTATGTGTATTATGTGGATAATTCTTCCATTTAGAAAGCCTGATATGATATGGGCTTATGGAGGTTCAGGGCTTAGAACAACAATAAGTGTTGAAACTTATTGGAAGGGTGTTTTAAATAATATTTTTGGGAAAATATCACAAGCTATACCTGTTGGAGAGATAATATTCTTTTTATTACTAGCATTTTTAATGTGGTTATTTTTTAGGACAAGATCAGGACTTTCTATGAGTGCTGTTGGAAAAAATGAGAAATTTGCACAAGCAACAGGTATCAATGTTGATAAAAGTAGAAAACAATCAGTTATAATTTCAACTGTAATTGCAGCAATAGGAATAATAGTATATCAACAAAGTTTTGGATTTATCCAACTTTATCTAGCACCATTCAATATGGCTTTCCCTGCAATAGCAGCTATTTTAATTGGAGGAGCTTCTGTCAATAGAGTAACAATTTGGCATGTTATGATAGGAACTTTCTTATTCCAAGGAATATTAACTATGACTCCAACAGTTGTTAATGCTCTTATAAAAACAGATATGTCTGAAACAATAAGAATAATTGTTTCTAATGGAATGATTTTATATGCTTTAACTAGAAAGGAAGGTGGAAGTCGTGGATAA
- a CDS encoding sugar ABC transporter ATP-binding protein, translating into MSGTILKIENLSKSFGENTVLKDINLELKEGEILGLVGENGAGKSTLMKIIFGMDIIRETGGYNGKIYFDGKEVNFSSPFDALNAGIGMVHQEFSLIPGFKVSENIVLNRESTKNNLMTHLFGEGIRKIDQKDNTKRSQEAISKLGVGLTGQEQINEMAVAYKQFTEIAREIEREHTKLLVLDEPTAVLTEDEARILLDTMKKLSAKGITIIFITHRLNEIMAVSDKVTVLRDGQLINTVPTKSTDVNQITEWMIGRKVSTSSEEKNTDNSDAENFMEIKNLWVDMPGEMLKGLDLDIKKGEILGLGGMAGQGKIAVANGVMGLFKSKGNVKYKGEDLVLNKPTYPLEKGIFFVSEDRKGVGLLLDESIERNIAFPAMEIKGLFLKKYLGVINVIDDKAVTDNAKKYIEKLEIKSMDEKQKVAELSGGNQQKVCVAKAFTMEPDLLFVSEPTRGIDVGAKQLVLEILKEYNRERNTTIVVTSSEIEELRSICDRIAIINEGKVAGILPATASILDFGKLMSGIKEGE; encoded by the coding sequence ATGTCGGGTACGATATTAAAAATAGAAAACCTCTCTAAATCATTTGGTGAAAATACTGTATTGAAAGATATAAATTTAGAATTAAAGGAAGGAGAAATTCTTGGACTTGTTGGAGAAAATGGTGCAGGAAAATCTACTTTAATGAAGATTATATTTGGTATGGATATAATAAGGGAAACAGGTGGATATAATGGAAAGATTTATTTTGATGGGAAAGAAGTTAATTTTTCATCTCCATTTGATGCTCTGAATGCTGGTATAGGAATGGTTCACCAAGAATTTTCATTAATTCCAGGTTTTAAAGTTAGTGAAAATATAGTTTTAAATAGAGAGTCAACAAAAAATAATCTAATGACACATCTTTTTGGTGAGGGGATAAGGAAAATTGACCAAAAAGATAATACAAAAAGATCACAAGAAGCTATTTCAAAACTTGGAGTAGGTTTAACAGGACAAGAACAAATAAATGAAATGGCAGTTGCCTATAAGCAATTTACAGAAATTGCCCGTGAAATAGAAAGAGAGCATACAAAACTTTTAGTTTTAGATGAACCAACAGCAGTTTTGACAGAAGATGAAGCTAGAATTTTGTTAGATACAATGAAAAAGTTATCTGCAAAAGGAATAACTATAATATTTATAACACATAGACTTAATGAAATAATGGCAGTTTCTGATAAAGTAACAGTTTTAAGAGATGGACAGCTTATAAACACAGTTCCTACAAAATCTACAGATGTAAATCAAATTACAGAATGGATGATAGGAAGAAAAGTAAGTACATCATCTGAAGAAAAAAATACAGATAACTCTGATGCAGAAAACTTTATGGAAATAAAAAATTTATGGGTTGATATGCCAGGAGAAATGTTAAAAGGTTTAGACTTAGATATTAAAAAGGGTGAAATACTTGGTTTAGGAGGTATGGCAGGACAAGGTAAGATAGCAGTAGCAAATGGAGTAATGGGACTTTTTAAATCAAAGGGAAATGTAAAATATAAAGGTGAAGATTTAGTCTTAAATAAACCAACATATCCATTAGAAAAAGGAATATTTTTTGTATCAGAAGATAGAAAAGGTGTAGGTTTACTATTAGACGAAAGTATAGAAAGAAATATAGCTTTTCCCGCTATGGAAATAAAAGGTTTATTCTTAAAAAAATATCTAGGAGTTATAAATGTAATAGATGATAAAGCTGTTACAGATAATGCAAAAAAATATATAGAAAAACTAGAAATAAAAAGTATGGATGAAAAACAAAAAGTTGCAGAGTTAAGTGGAGGAAATCAACAAAAAGTTTGTGTGGCAAAAGCTTTCACTATGGAACCAGATTTGTTGTTTGTATCTGAACCAACAAGAGGTATAGATGTTGGAGCTAAACAATTAGTTTTAGAAATTTTAAAAGAATATAATAGAGAAAGAAATACAACAATAGTTGTAACTTCATCTGAAATTGAAGAGTTAAGAAGTATCTGTGACAGAATTGCAATAATAAACGAAGGTAAGGTTGCAGGAATATTACCAGCAACAGCAAGCATACTTGATTTTGGAAAATTAATGTCAGGAATAAAGGAGGGAGAATAA